The Plectropomus leopardus isolate mb chromosome 22, YSFRI_Pleo_2.0, whole genome shotgun sequence genome includes a window with the following:
- the LOC121961173 gene encoding LOW QUALITY PROTEIN: transcription factor ETV6-like (The sequence of the model RefSeq protein was modified relative to this genomic sequence to represent the inferred CDS: deleted 1 base in 1 codon), giving the protein MSESSSAANKQERSSFSPSANPLPNSTSSPVHAPAARPASRMEDKPARLPAHLRLQPVFWSREDVAQWLRWAENEFALRPITSGSFQMNGKALLLLTKEDFRYRSPHSGDVLYELLQHILKQRKPHVFYPSTYFPGNSFHSLPESAVQHLKLEETVRRAPRGTEPLPQHPPTIELRHRSRSPHHPTTRRSPPEPNHSRTATDDHLQTFSQLPDSNHHMPEEMYPLSVSPAAPNGRCTTPREPPCPGSPGGQEAGPPHVIQLMPSPIMNPLLLSPSRSSGGAAMDFRHSRGGPSSQATLENGREGKVQGHHHQIPLSQQQQHLLQQQQEEALYRNHVIMPVSPPEEQQIPIGRIADCRLLWDYVYQLLSDSRYENYIRWEDTEAKVFRIMDPNGLARLWGNHKNRTNMTYEKMSRALRHYYKLNIIRKEPGQRLLFRFMKTPDEIMNGQTDRLEHLESDTYEQTYIKEES; this is encoded by the exons ATGTCTGAATCCTCCTCCGCTGCGAACAAG CAGGAGAGGAGCTCTTTCAGTCCTTCCGCGAACCCGCTGCCAAACTCCACTTCCTCCCCCGTCCATGCTCCCGCCGCGAGGCCAGCCAGCCGAATGGAGGACAAGCCTGCCAGGCTGCCTGCGCACCTGC GTTTGCAGCCAGTCTTTTGGAGCAGGGAGGACGTGGCCCAGTGGCTGCGATGGGCCGAGAATGAATTTGCTCTGCGGCCGATCACCAGCGGCTCTTTCCAAATGAACGGCAaagccctgctgctgctcaccaAGGAGGACTTCCGCTACCGATCCCCCCACTCCG GTGACGTGCTGTatgagctgctgcagcacatcCTGAAGCAGAGGAAGCCCCACGTGTTTTACCCGTCTACCTACTTCCCTGGAAACTCCTTTCACTCGCTGCCTGAAAGTGCTGTGCAGCACCTGAAGCTTGAAG AAACGGTACGGCGGGCACCACGTGGTACAGAGCCACTCCCCCAGCATCCACCAACTATCGAGCTGCGGCACCGCTCCCGCTCCCCGCACCATCCGACCACCAGACGATCCCCTCCGGAGCCGAACCATTCCCGCACAGCCACTGATGACCACCTTCAAACCTTCTCCCAGCTGCCAGACAGCAACCACCACATGCCAGAGGAAATGTACCCTCTGTCC GTGTCCCCAGCTGCACCCAACGGCCGCTGCACCACGCCGCGAGAACCCCCCTGCCCGGGTAGCCCTGGGGGCCAGGAGGCGGGCCCTCCTCACGTAATCCAGCTCATGCCCAGCCCCATAATGAACCCCCTGCTCCTCAGCCCCAGCAGGAGCAGCGGGGGTGCTGCCATGGACTTCAGGCACAGCCGAGGTGGACCCTCGTCTCAGGCGACGCTCGAGAACGGGCGTGAGGGGAAAGTTCAGGGCCACCACCATCAGATACCACtatcccagcagcagcagcatttactgcaacagcagcaggaggaggcgcTCTACAGAAACCACGTCATCATGCCTGTGTCTCCTCCAGAGGAGCAACAAATACCCATCGGACGGATAGCAG ACTGCAGGCTGCTGTGGGACTATGTCTACCAGCTCCTGTCAGACAGCAGGTACGAGAACTACATTCGCTGGGAGGATACAGAGGCCAAAGTCTTCCGCATCATGGACCCCAACGGCCTGGCCAGACTCTGGGGCAATCACAAG aaccGGACCAATATGACGTACGAAAAGATGTCGCGAGCACTGAGACACTACTACAAATTGAACATTATCAGGAAAGAGCCTGGACAAAGACTTCTATTCAG GTTCATGAAAACTCCTGATGAGATAATGAACGGACAGACGGACCGACTGGAGCACCTGGAGTCTGACACATACGAACAAACCTACATCA